One Pyrus communis chromosome 13, drPyrComm1.1, whole genome shotgun sequence genomic window carries:
- the LOC137712059 gene encoding VQ motif-containing protein 17-like, with protein sequence MEEAQTLTKKHTFCSNFPAIHRDSQIISKFKPKIRIIHIFAPEIIKTDVANFRELVQRLTGKPSENGGCSNRRNNKKNPTSIPSREEPKPSKKNALIMADKMRDGCRGFVDQSRDRVKGEEGLMWNAENSGGFLERFADLEGFIQEFGGELPLLPTLDAPNSHLLHGFEGTQLV encoded by the coding sequence ATGGAGGAGGCTCAAACACTAACCAAGAAGCATACTTTCTGCTCAAACTTTCCAGCAATCCACAGAGACTCACAGATAATATCAAAATTCAAGCCCAAAATCCGAATTATTCACATATTTGCCCCAGAGATCATCAAGACTGACGTGGCAAACTTCAGGGAGCTGGTTCAGAGACTCACTGGAAAACCATCGGAAAACGGCGGCTGCAGCAACAGGAGGAACAACAAGAAAAACCCAACAAGTATACCTAGCAGAGAAGAACCCAAACCCAGCAAAAAGAATGCATTGATCATGGCTGACAAGATGAGAGATGGGTGCAGGGGATTTGTGGACCAATCGAGAGACAGGGTTAAGGGAGAAGAAGGGCTGATGTGGAATGCAGAAAACTCTGGTGGGTTTCTTGAGAGATTTGCAGACTTGGAGGGGTTTATTCAGGAATTTGGTGGTGAGCTTCCTTTGCTGCCCACTTTGGATGCTCCAAATTCTCACCTCCTGCATGGTTTTGAAGGAACCCAACTTGTCTAG